The genomic window CAACAGCTGGTCCAATGGCTCTTAAAGCTGTTTTCCCTCCTACTGAAAGCATAGGCTTGGAAAGGCCTGCAAAAAGTATGcaacatttttaattaatttgcaACGAACTTTGTTTTGTGTACTTAAAATCCGAGaagcaccagcaccagcagctgCCACGGTTGTCACGCCTTGAGACAGGTTTGCTCCAACTTTTGAAACAATCCTACATCCTTGACAGCCCTGTCCACTTTTGCTACCAATTCCTTCTGCTTGCAACGAGATTCCTGAAGTGTCTATTATGAGCGATAATCAACTGGCAAATTATTGCtcaccttctcctcctttcaCTATCCAAAATGCCCAGTCTTCGCAATTCCACTTAGGCAGGAAGTAGATAGGAAATTCCACTTCTGTCCCTTTGGTCAAAGGCACAACCCGACTATTTTGTGCAACTCTTTGAGAAATTGTGACTTTTCGGCGCTCCCGACCTTCTGGGAACAATTGTCCCTTTACCGACATTTCAATTCTAGTTTTAATTGCCTGTTTGGTTCTTGCATCTCCTAAGTATTCAATTCTAAATAGTCCTGCAGCTTTCTTGTCGACTTCAGGCTTCATAAAAGTCTCGAGTGTTGTTATTTGCGCACTACCGTTGTGTTTTCTCATCGGACTTCTAAAatctattttgtcgtcggTGCCGAAATGACCAATAAATATTTCTCCTGTTTCAGAGAAAGAATGTACCACTCCAACATGGGTATAGAGCACCGATCTTCTAACAGCAATAATGTCGCCAGTCTGCAGCTCTTCTGGGTTGTACACTCTAACAAATACTCTGCAAACGTTTAGCTCGCATTCCAACCAACGCCAGTCATCTGTAGCGACCGACAACTGATACAAATACTTTTCAGAGTCGCTTGATGCTAAGCTTCCTATGACGCTGTCCATCTCCGCGATGAATTTCAGAGCAAACTTAGCCCGCTTCGCTACAATTTTTTTCGGTAAGATGGTGTACtgaaatcctttttctctagcCAGCTGATCTAACTTTTTGCCTGGGCGCCACTGAAAAACGGTTGTGGCATCTTCGGCGAATTGAAAATAAGACACCTTCTTAGGATCAGTTGAAAAGCAAGGCTTCGAGGGGCGATATATTACGTCGTATTGGCCCTCTGAGTTTCCTGAAACAACCACGCCGTATCGTTTCCTACTTAATGCAAAATCGGCAACGATCATCATGCCTTCGGACAGTTTCACAATGTTATTGCGAAGAGCGGCCAAGAACTCTACATCGCTGGCAAAGCGCTGCGTCCACGATTTAGCCAGAAAATTGTAGACATTAACAGCCCTTTCTCGGTCATACAGAAGCGGTTCGCAACAGAGGCGAAGGCTTCTAATGAAGctaagaggaaaagaaatcacGCGCTTGTCTATTACAGTTGTGAAATTCGGCTTTGCCGCAATTCCAAGCATTGACGGCCCATCGGGCAAGAAAGACAGCTTCCACGCGGTGCCAGAAAGAAATGCTGATGCAGGAACTGCAGCTTTTGCTGAAGAACTAAGCATTTCCATAAAATCGGTGCTTGCCATGTTTTGGGGCACAACCTCTGGTGCCTCCAATACCAACTGCGCGCGCTTCGCAACGTGTTGGTTGTCTGCACAATCGTTCAGCAAAAACTTTTCACTGGAAAGTCGAGTAAACTTAACGCCTTCTTTAGATTTTGCGGCCACTCCATAGCTTCCTTTGTAAAAGAGGAAAATACCTGGCCTTGTTTGACCACTGATAGTAATAATGGCTTTGCTCCCGAGAGAAAAACAAGGCTTTTCCGAGCTCATTGTGCGCCGATCGTTTGAATGCGTTGCTGCTAATTGAAGTG from Oscarella lobularis chromosome 1, ooOscLobu1.1, whole genome shotgun sequence includes these protein-coding regions:
- the LOC136194189 gene encoding uncharacterized protein, translated to MSSEKPCFSLGSKAIITISGQTRPGIFLFYKGSYGVAAKSKEGVKFTRLSSEKFLLNDCADNQHVAKRAQLVLEAPEVVPQNMASTDFMEMLSSSAKAAVPASAFLSGTAWKLSFLPDGPSMLGIAAKPNFTTVIDKRVISFPLSFIRSLRLCCEPLLYDRERAVNVYNFLAKSWTQRFASDVEFLAALRNNIVKLSEGMMIVADFALSRKRYGVVVSGNSEGQYDVIYRPSKPCFSTDPKKVSYFQFAEDATTVFQWRPGKKLDQLAREKGFQYTILPKKIVAKRAKFALKFIAEMDSVIGSLASSDSEKYLYQLSVATDDWRWLECELNVCRVFVRVYNPEELQTGDIIAVRRSVLYTHVGVVHSFSETGEIFIGHFGTDDKIDFRSPMRKHNGSAQITTLETFMKPEVDKKAAGLFRIEYLGDARTKQAIKTRIEMSVKGQLFPEGRERRKVTISQRVAQNSRVVPLTKGTEVEFPIYFLPKWNCEDWAFWIVKGGEGISLQAEGIGSKSGQGCQGCRIVSKVGANLSQGVTTVAAAGAGASRILSLSKPMLSVGGKTALRAIGPAVGGAVEIVGFAANRFILSSRFKDGRITEDEYRLMKKVENNDVKSGAITVASSTAAVGAASVAAPIVGTILATIATAAISFKAKQKRQEAKKKYIINAIWQSKKA